A genomic region of Rhipicephalus sanguineus isolate Rsan-2018 chromosome 3, BIME_Rsan_1.4, whole genome shotgun sequence contains the following coding sequences:
- the LOC119388200 gene encoding aquaporin-11, with the protein MDETEPEPAVDAVVQAAATSSYVDELIPYLVLLGNTLLFMLVRRLANRLSPLKWRLAISEVIGTWELCSDVAELGIVYERHGVWVYALALLACCVWWCRTFGDAEACPCGPIEDMLFGIGPGDYRARLLGQAIGGLLTAQYITFIWSWHLIPEHKTMATTECQTSLMVSPTKGALIEGAITCVSRFVAMRSIYWTDNVATTINSITTVILVLAALTTTGGYFNPIMASALMLGCAGSTTTEHFTVYWAGALMGGFIGRYLDIRLEYAIKEKYA; encoded by the exons ATGGATGAGACGGAGCCGGAGCCTGCAGTGGATGCGGTGGTGCAGGCGGCGGCGACCTCGTCGTACGTGGACGAACTCATTCCGTACTTGGTGCTACTGGGGAACACTTTACTGTTTATGCTAGTTCGCCGGCTGGCAAACAGGCTGTCTCCACTCAAATGGCGCCTGGCGATCTCCGAGGTCATCGGCACATGGGAATTGTGTAGCGACGTCGCAGAACTAG GCATCGTGTACGAGCGGCACGGTGTGTGGGTGTACGCGCTGGCCCTGCTCGCGTGCTGCGTGTGGTGGTGCCGGACGTTCGGTGACGCCGAGGCGTGCCCGTGCGGTCCCATCGAGGACATGCTGTTCGGCATCGGGCCCGGAGACTACCGCGCCCGCTTGTTGGGACAAGCGATTGGCGGACTGCTCACCGCTCA GTACATAACGTTCATCTGGTCCTGGCACCTAATCCCTGAGCACAAGACCATGGCGACAACGGAATGCCAGACCTCGCTTATG GTCAGCCCGACCAAGGGCGCTCTTATCGAAGGTGCGATCACGTGCGTCAGCCGCTTTGTGGCCATGCGCTCCATCTACTGGACGGACAACGTCGCCACCACCATCAACTCCATTACTACGGTCATTCTGGTGCTGGCCG CTCTGACAACAACGGGAGGTTACTTCAATCCCATCATGGCGTCTGCACTTATGCTCGGCTGTGCAGGAAGCACAACTACCGAGCACTTTACCGTCTACTGGGCAGGCGCACTCATGGGTGGCTTCATTGGACGTTATCTGGACATCCGGCTGGAGTACGCCATAAAGGAGAAATATGCTTAG